A window from Megalobrama amblycephala isolate DHTTF-2021 linkage group LG9, ASM1881202v1, whole genome shotgun sequence encodes these proteins:
- the dazl gene encoding deleted in azoospermia-like isoform X3: MVLDMDIQKHRQGFPSSLKLSNGYILPEGKMTPNTLFVGGIDMKVDENEIREFFAKYGSVKEVKIITYRGGICKGYGFVYFSEDVDIQTIVDQPISFKGKKLKLGPAIMKERNSRSVSSPMIGPTQWVSPTPYVYCSCCPPGLAPPSPVFNGGNQYMQPYSYSSPPGFMVPTVPMNYAQTTYAYQYPLPQWCGEQRTRLVNQNYVDCGVQTLLTLL; encoded by the exons atggttttagataTG GATATCCAGAAGCACCGTCAGGGCTTCCCGTCCTCTCTGAAGTTGTCTAACGGTTATATTTTACCCGAGGGCAAGATGACGCCCAACACACTGTTTGTCGGCGGCATTGACATGAAG GTGGACGAGAACGAGATCAGAGAATTCTTTGCCAAGTACGGGTCTGTGAAAGAAGTGAAAATCATCACTTATCGAGGAGGAATATGCAAAGG GTATGGTTTCGTTTATTTCAGCGAGGACGTTGATATCCAGACTATCGTTGAT CAGCCGATCAGTTTTAAAGGGAAAAAACTCAAACTGGGACCTGCCATCATGAAAGAGCGAAATTCTC GTTCAGTGTCGTCTCCAATGATTGGTCCAACACAGTGGGTCAGCCCCACCCCATATGTGTATTGCAGCTGTTGTCCCCCAGGCCTGGCCCCACCCTCACCTGTCTTCAATGGAGGGAATCAATACATGCAG CCTTATTCTTACTCCAGTCCTCCAGGATTTATGGTCCCAACGGTGCCCATGAACTATGCACAGACCACATATGCCTACCAG TATCCCCTGCCACAGTGGTGTGGAGAGCAGAGGACGAGGCTTGTCAATCAG
- the dazl gene encoding deleted in azoospermia-like isoform X2 translates to MYQGVKLPLCLICGLYSQDIQKHRQGFPSSLKLSNGYILPEGKMTPNTLFVGGIDMKVDENEIREFFAKYGSVKEVKIITYRGGICKGYGFVYFSEDVDIQTIVDQPISFKGKKLKLGPAIMKERNSRSVSSPMIGPTQWVSPTPYVYCSCCPPGLAPPSPVFNGGNQYMQPYSYSSPPGFMVPTVPMNYAQTTYAYQYPLPQWCGEQRTRLVNQNYVDCGVQTLLTLL, encoded by the exons ATGTATCAGGGCGTTAAGCTACCCCTGTGCCTTATATGTGGGCTATATTCACAG GATATCCAGAAGCACCGTCAGGGCTTCCCGTCCTCTCTGAAGTTGTCTAACGGTTATATTTTACCCGAGGGCAAGATGACGCCCAACACACTGTTTGTCGGCGGCATTGACATGAAG GTGGACGAGAACGAGATCAGAGAATTCTTTGCCAAGTACGGGTCTGTGAAAGAAGTGAAAATCATCACTTATCGAGGAGGAATATGCAAAGG GTATGGTTTCGTTTATTTCAGCGAGGACGTTGATATCCAGACTATCGTTGAT CAGCCGATCAGTTTTAAAGGGAAAAAACTCAAACTGGGACCTGCCATCATGAAAGAGCGAAATTCTC GTTCAGTGTCGTCTCCAATGATTGGTCCAACACAGTGGGTCAGCCCCACCCCATATGTGTATTGCAGCTGTTGTCCCCCAGGCCTGGCCCCACCCTCACCTGTCTTCAATGGAGGGAATCAATACATGCAG CCTTATTCTTACTCCAGTCCTCCAGGATTTATGGTCCCAACGGTGCCCATGAACTATGCACAGACCACATATGCCTACCAG TATCCCCTGCCACAGTGGTGTGGAGAGCAGAGGACGAGGCTTGTCAATCAG
- the dazl gene encoding deleted in azoospermia-like isoform X1, translating into MKVSGRMRSSTLMLFHLTLAFRVTLGFVFRESVTKREAFKSKMYQGVKLPLCLICGLYSQDIQKHRQGFPSSLKLSNGYILPEGKMTPNTLFVGGIDMKVDENEIREFFAKYGSVKEVKIITYRGGICKGYGFVYFSEDVDIQTIVDQPISFKGKKLKLGPAIMKERNSRSVSSPMIGPTQWVSPTPYVYCSCCPPGLAPPSPVFNGGNQYMQPYSYSSPPGFMVPTVPMNYAQTTYAYQYPLPQWCGEQRTRLVNQNYVDCGVQTLLTLL; encoded by the exons ATGAAGGTATCGGGCCGCATGAGGTCGAGCACTTTGATGCTTTTTCATCTAACGTTAGCATTTCGGGTGACTTTGGGGTTTGTATTTAGGGAATCGGTAACAAAACGTGAGGCCTTCAAATCTAAGATGTATCAGGGCGTTAAGCTACCCCTGTGCCTTATATGTGGGCTATATTCACAG GATATCCAGAAGCACCGTCAGGGCTTCCCGTCCTCTCTGAAGTTGTCTAACGGTTATATTTTACCCGAGGGCAAGATGACGCCCAACACACTGTTTGTCGGCGGCATTGACATGAAG GTGGACGAGAACGAGATCAGAGAATTCTTTGCCAAGTACGGGTCTGTGAAAGAAGTGAAAATCATCACTTATCGAGGAGGAATATGCAAAGG GTATGGTTTCGTTTATTTCAGCGAGGACGTTGATATCCAGACTATCGTTGAT CAGCCGATCAGTTTTAAAGGGAAAAAACTCAAACTGGGACCTGCCATCATGAAAGAGCGAAATTCTC GTTCAGTGTCGTCTCCAATGATTGGTCCAACACAGTGGGTCAGCCCCACCCCATATGTGTATTGCAGCTGTTGTCCCCCAGGCCTGGCCCCACCCTCACCTGTCTTCAATGGAGGGAATCAATACATGCAG CCTTATTCTTACTCCAGTCCTCCAGGATTTATGGTCCCAACGGTGCCCATGAACTATGCACAGACCACATATGCCTACCAG TATCCCCTGCCACAGTGGTGTGGAGAGCAGAGGACGAGGCTTGTCAATCAG